In Quercus lobata isolate SW786 chromosome 12, ValleyOak3.0 Primary Assembly, whole genome shotgun sequence, a genomic segment contains:
- the LOC115972097 gene encoding auxin-responsive protein SAUR36 — protein sequence MRKLRGYKLRRKVVKIFKWIIRRKRKPTSTRYHLLDPPTRTRTLNPMSKIINLARCLTRGAKELCLHNSNSDPDYIRLGQDPVETIKSEGVPKGRLAVYVGESNDDTQRYLVPVIYFNHPLFGELLKEAENVYGFNHPGGITIPCGVSEFERVQTKIAAGERSPRQRWRRPKF from the coding sequence ATGAGAAAACTCAGAGGCTACAAGCTCAGACGCAAGGTGGTCAAGATTTTCAAATGGATAATCCGACGCAAAAGAAAACCCACAAGCACAAGGTACCACCTTTTGGACCCTCCGACCCGGACCCGAACCCTGAACCCGATGTCCAAAATCATCAACTTGGCTCGGTGTCTTACGCGTGGAGCAAAGGAACTGTGTCTTCACAATTCCAATTCGGATCCGGATTACATACGGTTGGGTCAAGACCCGGTGGAAACAATAAAGTCAGAAGGTGTACCAAAAGGGCGCTTGGCGGTCTACGTGGGCGAATCAAATGATGACACGCAAAGGTATTTGGTGCCTGTGATATATTTCAATCACCCACTGTTTGGGGAGCTGTTAAAGGAGGCTGAGAATGTATACGGGTTCAATCATCCGGGTGGTATAACAATACCATGTGGGGTTTCCGAGTTTGAGAGAGTGCAGACTAAGATTGCAGCAGGGGAACGAAGCCCACGTCAAAGGTGGAGGCGTCctaaattttga